One genomic segment of Scomber japonicus isolate fScoJap1 chromosome 23, fScoJap1.pri, whole genome shotgun sequence includes these proteins:
- the LOC128353357 gene encoding leptin-B, with amino-acid sequence MQILLALLCISVAAAPMCMSVPTKGASVRNTMHSITSIAQTTLVHIKKLRTELPVSPQMEVNTPSIEGLTSISHDLGLLDNELQNPFTELLSQIQADVSSLKGRVISLAKTIHCPPMGPTVAARPIGESSDNLFPDSYATQTLTKVQNYLEKFLLNKDKLKVC; translated from the exons ATGCAAATCCTTCTGGCCCTCCTCTGTATCTCTGTCGCAGCAGCTCCAATGTGCATGAGTGTCCCCACAAAGGGAGCATCTGTGAGAAACACCATGCACAGCATCACCAGCATTGCTCAAACAACCCTGGTCCACATTAAGAAACTCAGAACAGAG tTGCCAGTGTCTCCCCAGATGGAAGTCAACACTCCTTCCATTGAGGGACTGACTAGTATCAGCCATGACCTTGGACTTTTGGATAATGAACTACAAAACCCTTTCACAGAGCTTCTCAGCCAGATCCAGGCTGATGTCTCCAGCTTGAAGGGACGCGTGATCTCCCTTGCCAAGACAATACACTGTCCTCCTATGGGTCCGACTGTTGCAGCCAGACCCATAGGAGAGAGCAGTGATAATTTGTTCCCGGACAGCTACGCTACGCAGACTCTGACAAAGGTGCAGAACTACCTGGAGAAGTTTCTCCTCAACAAGGACAAACTCAAGGTCTGTTGA
- the LOC128353327 gene encoding uncharacterized protein LOC128353327 → MGNLPFSASLFGTGETKSEKGTEGKFITRKISKGITYYYAPFSEAADQTVCPAKDLSNSLGSSFPHSAPSAATDLSSSSPLLSDTIPQTPLPSQNTHQTHAASSNRPILLFFSWLGAQPGTVAKYTEMYLERGMDVLLVQSSVFHFLWPSWGLDYGLEVLKVLEEPQFSGRPILVYASSIGGYTFTQVVTHIAQRPKEHADVAQRVTGHIYDSLVAGSLEHMAIGLGKTLLPSLEGLVKNMAMFYFWLFKTQTADFYNSGIQVFHNSPITAPALFFFCENDALCDPYAVEKILDTWRRRGVTVQSRKWKKSIHAAHMRCHPEEYLSTLEQFLNSLPVSSRKANI, encoded by the exons ATGGGGAATCTGCCTTTCTCCGCCAG TCTCTTCGGGACTGGTGAAACCAAGTCTGAAAAAGGCACTGAAGGGAAGTTCATAACCAGGAAGATCAGCAAAGGCATAACCTATTATTATGCTCCATTCTCAGAGGCTGCCGACCAGACAGTGTGTCCTGCTAAAGACCTCTCCAATTCCCTAGGCTCATCTTTTCCACACTCAGCACCCTCTGCTGCTACTgacctttcctcctcctctcccttgcTGTCTGACACAATCCCACAGACACCCCTACCATcccaaaacacacaccaaacacatgCAGCCTCTTCTAACCGTCcaattcttcttttcttctcctggCTCGGTGCCCAGCCAGGAACGGTGGCCAAgtacacagaaatgtatttggAGCGTGGCATGGATGTTCTCTTGGTCCAGAGCAGTGTGTTCCACTTCCTGTGGCCTTCATGGGGGCTTGATTATGGTTTGGAGGTTTTGAAGGTACTGGAGGAGCCTCAGTTCTCAGGGAGACCCATACTGGTCTACGCCTCCTCCATTGGTGGCTATACTTTCACCCAGGTGGTCACCCACATCGCCCAGAGACCGAAAGAGCATGCAGACGTGGCTCAGAGGGTGACAGGGCACATATATGACAGCTTGGTGGCTGGCAGTCTGGAGCACATGGCCATAG GTCTTGGCAAGACTTTGTTGCCAAGTTTGGAGGGCTTGGTCAAAAACATGGCCATGTTTTACTTCTGGCTCTTCAAGACCCAAACAGCAGACTTCTACAACAGCGGCATCCAAGTTTTCCACAATAGCCCTATTACTGCGCCGGccctgttcttcttctgtgagaaCGATGCCCTGTGTGACCCGTATGCTGTCGAAAAGATTTTGGACACCTGGAGAAGGAGGGGCGTGACTGTGCAGAGCAGGAAGTGGAAGAAGTCGATACATGCAGCTCACATGCGATGCCACCCGGAAGAATACCTCTCTACGCTGGAACAATTCTTGAACTCACTGCCTGTTTCCTCCCGCAAAGCAAACATATGA